A genomic region of Sulfolobales archaeon contains the following coding sequences:
- the galT gene encoding galactose-1-phosphate uridylyltransferase — protein MWRLIEVFRDMRYRENNALRELRWDPILREWIMISSGRKTRPWQPQNFCPFCPGSPETGFGWDVLILENRYPMLSEESPEPDSHYFYRRGRAVGKCYVVVETPIHDLDDLSDLPLEHVEKIIKVVAEKMREDMKREYAKYFLWFRNKGREIGVSLDHPHSQIYLMPFTPSRIERELESSRDYWRDRGRCLFCDIIDVESREGIRVLMESRRYIVFMPFYSHWPFEAHIYPRRHVGLLTDLDDEEIRELALVLKRTLCGFKRLFKSKSSPYIMVLHQAPLKGEYEFYHMHIEIYGLLRDESKLKYAAGMEIGGGNFTYDSIPEENALMLKKAIELCD, from the coding sequence TTGTGGAGATTGATAGAGGTGTTTCGAGACATGAGATATCGAGAGAATAATGCTCTCAGAGAACTTAGATGGGATCCGATCCTTAGAGAGTGGATTATGATCTCATCAGGTAGAAAAACGAGACCTTGGCAGCCTCAGAACTTCTGTCCTTTCTGCCCTGGATCTCCTGAGACAGGATTTGGATGGGATGTTCTCATACTTGAGAACAGATATCCAATGCTATCTGAAGAATCTCCAGAACCTGATTCTCATTACTTCTATAGAAGAGGGAGAGCTGTGGGGAAATGCTATGTTGTTGTAGAAACTCCAATACATGATCTTGATGATCTAAGCGATCTACCTTTAGAACATGTTGAGAAGATAATCAAGGTAGTAGCTGAGAAAATGAGAGAAGATATGAAGAGAGAGTATGCGAAATACTTCCTCTGGTTCAGAAATAAAGGGAGAGAGATAGGAGTCTCTCTAGACCACCCTCACAGCCAGATATATCTCATGCCCTTCACACCTTCTAGAATCGAGAGAGAGCTAGAGAGCTCGAGAGATTATTGGAGAGATAGAGGAAGATGTCTTTTCTGCGATATAATAGATGTGGAGAGTAGAGAAGGAATCAGAGTGCTTATGGAGAGCAGAAGATATATTGTTTTCATGCCTTTCTACAGCCACTGGCCTTTCGAAGCACATATATATCCTAGAAGACATGTAGGACTTCTAACAGATCTCGATGATGAAGAGATCAGAGAACTCGCGCTAGTTCTCAAAAGAACTCTCTGTGGTTTTAAAAGACTTTTTAAGAGTAAGAGCAGTCCATATATAATGGTTCTACATCAGGCACCTCTGAAGGGAGAGTATGAGTTCTACCACATGCATATAGAGATCTACGGTCTTCTAAGAGATGAGTCGAAGCTCAAGTACGCGGCTGGAATGGAGATTGGTGGAGGAAATTTCACATATGATTCAATCCCTGAGGAAAATGCTTTGATGCTTAAAAAAGCTATTGAATTATGTGATTAG